The Thermothelomyces thermophilus ATCC 42464 chromosome 6, complete sequence DNA segment TCGGCCGTACCATCCTTGACGGGGTTCTGAGCAGAGCCGGGAAGGACACTGCCCTTGTCCGCGCCGGCGCGGTACAAGCAGACACGGAGACTGGCATAGAAGGTGTCATTGAGAAGATACAGAACAAGGCGGATCTCTTGATCTTCTGGACCGCAACCGGTTTCCAATTTGCCAACACCGCGCTATCCACATTATCCGAGGGATCCCAGTTGTTTCTGTCGACTCTCGACCGCTTCTTTGGCTCTACCGACTCCTCGCGCGCCATGGCCAGCATCATCGCCATGATCCGCCGAGAAATCACCAATCCCCCGTTGGCCGGGCGAGGAGAAACGGTTGGAGTAAGTGACCTCGTCGCAGCACTTTGCACTCTGGCCTTTTTGCAGAGGTCGTGCAGATCTCTCCTGGAGGAGGAAGACCGCAGGTCCCCCGTGGATGAGGTTGTATGGGACATCGTTGTCCTCAACGACGGTGTGCGGGTTGATATCTCTGATAAAAAGCTGCGGCATCGGCTCTCCAGGAGCCTCGGTTCTTCGGAACACCGGGATCCGAGTCTCGACAGTGCGCCGGCGCGACAACTTGAGCGTGATATCGTGCAGTCATTGCCAAACAACGCCAAGGTGTCTATCACCAGAGAACTCGCCGTCTCGGAGACCATCACAGTCGATTTTACTGGTGACGTGCGACAAATCGAGGTTAGGCCTCCTCCCGGCATCGAACTGATCGAGGAGAAGCGCAACAATACCCTGGCACAAGCTGGCAAGGAAAATGCCACCGTGCAATTCGTCTTTCGAAACGCGCGTCGCCATGAACGAAGAGTCTCCTATCAAAAGACAGATGGAGAAATCAGCCACGccgtggactctgggagacAACTTGAACCGCCAGCTTCGCATTACCCCGTCAGCAAAGTTGCGTCTCACCAAAAGTCACACCACGAAGGGGAAAGCATAACCACCGCTGGCCCAAGTGCTTCGCCTACATCATCACATCATATGACGACGCCTCGATTATGTATCGATTTCGACGCCGACAGCTCCGTCCAACAGGAGCCAAGTCACCCAACATACGCCGCGCCTCCATCGCAGTCACGAGGCAGTCAGCCAAGCTTGCTCACTGATAAGAAGCTTCCGGAACTTCCGTTAGTTCCGACGAGGAGGGAAGAGCATAGCTCTGGCCCCAGTTCTGGGGAGACAAGAAAGGGTCCTCGAAATGTGCTCAGAAGATCAACCCCAAGACTCAACAAGAAGGATAACAGTTCTGAGGCTGCGCCGGGCAAAGCTAAGTCTACATTTGTTGCGTCCCTGGCAGCTAAATTATCCGGGAAGTCGGACCGACGACCAGCCAGTATCCATCAGCAGTCATTGTTTTTGGACGGTGAAGGGAGGCATGAGGAGTTTGACCATAGCCTTTCTCGCATCAGTTACCACTCGATCCAGGAAAGCCGGAGGCAATCGACAGTGTCTCTGGGCGCTTCAATTGTCACTACTGACAACTATCAATCCACTTCCATGTACGCTGAGACGGCAGGCAGCCGGGAAGTGTGCGAGCTTGATCCTGATACGGAAGACGAGGGCGGACAGGTTGCCTTGGAAAGGAATCACCGCCGGTCAAAATCCGATACACCAAGCATCCGCACGCTGGCCACGAGCAGGTCGGAGATGTCACTTTTTTCCTGTTACCAGAGTACCGCCCTCACTTTCACTCCGGTCGACAAGTTGAGTGCGCTCAGACAGAGTGGTGTTTTGCCGGGCGTGTTCCCCGAGCGGCATTTGCTCAGCAACGCTGCTCGATACATGCGCTTTGCCTCGGCGTCTTACGGATCCCATTTCCTCAGAGCCCTAGGCATCGGTACTGAGATGCCGAGGTCGGGGATCCTCGACGACACACACCACGAACTGCGGTCCTTTGCTCACCACACCAAATCCGATCCCAACGACATTCTCCTCGCCTCCTTTGTCGACCCAGAAGGCGGTTCCGATGCCACGGGGGCGACCAATACGGGCGTGCCTCTCGTGCACTACATTTCGCTCGACCACGAGTCCAAAGCTGTGGTCCTCGCCTGCCGCGGCACGCTCGGGTTCGAGGACGTCCTGGCCGACATGGCGTGCGAATACGATGAGCTGACCTGGCAGGGCCGCTCGTACAAAGTGCACAAGGGCGTGCACGCCTCGGCCAAGCGCCTCCTCCACGGAGGCGACGGCCGCGTCCTGCGCACGCTCCAGGCCGCCCTCGAAGAGTTCCCCAACTACGGCTTGATCCTCACGGGCCATTCTCTCGGCGCTGCCGTGACCTCCCTCCTAGGCATcatgatctcggagccggtTGACGGCGgtaacagcagcagcagcagcaacaacaacaacaacaacaataataATCGCACCTTTGTCActgccaccaccaccaccaccacctcctcctcctcctcctcctcctccttttccttctcatcatcatcatcatcatcttcttcatcatcatcttcttcttctgcttcTCCACGCTACCATCTAGGCATCCCACCGAACCGCCCAATCCAAGTCTACGCCTACGGCCCGCCCGCGACCGTGTGCTCCGCCCTGCGTGACGCCACGCGCGGGCTGATCACGACCATCGTGAACGGCAACGACATCGTCCCGTTCCTCTCGCTCGGGCTCCTCCACGACGTGCAGGGCGCCGCACTGGCGCTCCGGGCGGACGGCGCCGCCCGCGAGGCGAGGCGGAGGATCCTGAAGGCCATCGCCCGCGCTTGCCTCGCCAGAGACGACCACGACGTCCGGAACGAGGGCGACGACGAGTGGGGTTACGAGCTGCTCGGCACTCTGAGGCGGGCGATGCGGAGCGAGAAGCTCGTCCCGCCGGGGGAGGTGTTTGTCGTGGAGGGGACGGTGGCGCTGCTTAGGGCCCCGGAAACGACCGAGGGAGGTAAGGAAGGGCTAGGGCGGCCGGCGAGGAGGATGGTGCTGCGGTATGTAAAAGACGTGGAGAGGAGGTTCGGGGAGATCCGATTCGGGATGGGGCTGTTGACGGACCACAGCCCGGCGAGGTACGAGGCGGCGCTGGATAGGTTGGTGCGCGGTTTGGGAGTGAAGGAGTGATGGGAGGGAGTGAACGAGGGGAGAGTGAACgaggagagagggagagagagggagagttCGACCCTGGCCAGCCTCGCTGATCACCACTTCACATGCTTGATGATCTCACCccatataagctataaacaGCGCATTTCTCGTTGGGAATAATAGACAGAATACCCGTTCCAATGATTTTTTTCTTTGTTTCATAGTTtaactttatatatacgTAGATgtttacatatatatatgtaaatGTATATACAACGCCTATTCGGGCTTTTCAGTGACAATCTTGCCGTCCTTGTCGTAGAAGATCTCCTTGACCTTGACGGAGCGCAGGTGGTCGACTCCGCCGCTGAGCTCGCAGTCGTGGTGGAAGAGCCACCAGCGGCCGTGGAACTCGACGATGGAGTGGTGCGTGGTCCAGCCGAGGACGGGCTCGAGGATGCGGCCGGCGTAGGTGAAGGGCCCGTAGGGGCTGTCGCCGACGGCGTAGACGAGGTAGTGGGTGTCGCCGGTGGAGTAGCTGAAGTAGTACTTGCCGTCGTACTTGTGCATCCAGGCGGCCTCGAAGAAGCGGCGGTCGTGGTCGTCGGCCGCGATCGGCTCGCCCGTCTCGGGCGCCAGGATCGAAATCTCCTTCACCTCGCTGGCGAACTGGCGCATGTCGTCCGCCAGCCGGGCGACGCGCGGCCCCAGCGCCCGGACGCCCTCGCCCGAGGGCTCCCTGGGCCCCAGCCACTCGGGGTCGAAGATGCCGTTGCCCTTCTGGTAGCACTGCAGCTGGCCGCCCCAGAGCCCGCCAAAGTACATGTAGGCccggccgtcgtcgtcgacgaagACGGCCGGGTCGATGCTGTAGCTGTCCCGGATGGGCTCCGGGTCGGGGGTGAAGGGGCCCTCGGGGCGgtcgccgacggcgacgccgaTGCGGAAGACGCCCTGCTTGTCGCGGGCGGGGAAGTAGAGGTAGTACCTGCCGTCCTTGTAGGCGGCGTCGGGGGCCCAGAGCTGCTTGGACACCCAGGGGACGTCTTCGGCCCGGAGCACGACGCCGTGGTCGGTCACGGGGGCGGCCGGGTCCAGCGACTCGGTGCTGAATACGTGGTAGTCGACCATGTCGTActggtcgccgtcgtcgttgaACTTGATGTCCGTCTCGCGATCGTGCGACGGGTATATGAAGAGCTTGCCCTCGAAGACGTGGGCCGACGGGTCGGCCGTGAAGATGTTGGTGATGAGGGGCGCCATGGCGGATGGCTTGTCCCTGGAGAGACCGCTCTTACTTACTCTTGGGGAGTTGCGTGGGTAGTTGGTTTATATACGCTCTTGGGGGGGATGCGCGGTGAtgcggggagggggggaaggaggggaggaggggcaCTAAGATGCGCCTGGTGGTGTTCAATCCAGAATCCAGAAACACGAAGAGGAGCTTTGCGTGACAGATGAAAGGTGCAAAATCGGGCTCAACCGGGCCGGAGCACTCTCGTCtgggttatatatatagagagagaaaggATGTGTGTGTCTGGAGACTccctccttctcctgctcGGGAGAGCTCGCACGCGGGCTGGAGCATCATCTCCAGGCGGGCCCGTCCCGCTGGGTCGGCCGGGCGCGTGGAAGTCGGGAAGGGAGGAGGGTCTGGTCCCATCTTCCTATTTATCCTCCATTTTAACCGTCTGGCCAGCGTTCCGGGCAGCGGCTTGGCGGGTTGgtggggtggtggtggggtcCTGCCGTGCCGCGGCCGTGACTTGCGCC contains these protein-coding regions:
- a CDS encoding glycoside hydrolase family 43 protein (CAZy_ID 267895) gives rise to the protein MAPLITNIFTADPSAHVFEGKLFIYPSHDRETDIKFNDDGDQYDMVDYHVFSTESLDPAAPVTDHGVVLRAEDVPWVSKQLWAPDAAYKDGRYYLYFPARDKQGVFRIGVAVGDRPEGPFTPDPEPIRDSYSIDPAVFVDDDGRAYMYFGGLWGGQLQCYQKGNGIFDPEWLGPREPSGEGVRALGPRVARLADDMRQFASEVKEISILAPETGEPIAADDHDRRFFEAAWMHKYDGKYYFSYSTGDTHYLVYAVGDSPYGPFTYAGRILEPVLGWTTHHSIVEFHGRWWLFHHDCELSGGVDHLRSVKVKEIFYDKDGKIVTEKPE